One part of the Roseomonas gilardii genome encodes these proteins:
- a CDS encoding NADH-quinone oxidoreductase subunit C has translation MADTDSTPPSAPLSPLAALGQAITAAAPQGSVLDARVTRRAETAPGELVVRLRREAVLPVMLMLRDDPRFAFEQCMDICGVDWPDRAERFEVVWNLLSLRHNHRVRVITSTDENTPVASVSAIWPTATWFERETWDMYGVLFAGQTDLRRLLTDYGFEGHPLRKDFPLTGHVEVRYDSERREVVYEPVKLTQEFRQFDFLSPWEGMTTLPGDEKVHLNRLPPPEDGPSGEQKEAQK, from the coding sequence GTGGCTGATACCGACTCCACTCCTCCTTCCGCGCCGCTTTCGCCTTTGGCCGCGCTCGGCCAGGCGATCACCGCGGCAGCGCCCCAGGGTTCCGTGCTCGATGCGCGCGTGACGCGGCGGGCGGAGACCGCGCCGGGCGAGCTGGTGGTGCGGCTGCGCCGCGAGGCGGTGCTGCCGGTGATGCTGATGCTGCGCGACGATCCGCGCTTCGCCTTCGAGCAGTGCATGGACATCTGCGGCGTGGACTGGCCCGACCGGGCCGAGCGCTTCGAGGTGGTCTGGAACCTGCTGAGCCTGCGGCACAACCATCGTGTCCGCGTGATCACCAGCACGGACGAGAACACGCCGGTGGCGAGCGTGTCGGCGATCTGGCCGACGGCGACCTGGTTCGAGCGCGAGACCTGGGACATGTACGGCGTCCTGTTCGCCGGGCAGACGGACCTGCGCCGCCTGCTCACGGATTACGGCTTCGAAGGCCACCCGTTGCGCAAGGACTTCCCGCTGACCGGCCATGTCGAGGTCCGCTACGATTCCGAGCGGCGCGAGGTGGTCTACGAGCCGGTGAAGCTGACGCAGGAATTCCGCCAGTTCGACTTCCTTTCTCCCTGGGAGGGCATGACCACGCTGCCCGGTGACGAGAAGGTGCATCTGAACCGCCTGCCGCCGCCCGAGGATGGGCCGTCTGGCGAGCAGAAGGAGGCGCAGAAGTGA
- a CDS encoding NADH-quinone oxidoreductase subunit A: MTQPLLAEYFPILVFLAIAVVISIAMVGGSFLAAHQKPDPEKLSTYECGFEPFEDTRHRFDVRFYLVAILFIIFDLEVAFLFPWAISLGTLGWVGFLSMMGFLTVLTVGFVYEWRKGALDWE; encoded by the coding sequence ATGACGCAGCCGCTCCTCGCCGAGTACTTCCCGATCCTCGTCTTCCTGGCCATCGCGGTGGTGATCTCCATCGCCATGGTGGGCGGCTCGTTCCTGGCCGCGCACCAGAAGCCGGATCCGGAGAAGCTCTCGACCTATGAGTGCGGCTTCGAGCCTTTCGAGGATACGCGTCACCGTTTCGACGTGCGTTTCTACCTCGTGGCCATCCTGTTCATCATTTTCGACCTCGAAGTGGCCTTCCTGTTCCCCTGGGCGATCTCGCTGGGCACCCTCGGTTGGGTGGGCTTCCTTTCCATGATGGGCTTCCTGACCGTGCTGACGGTGGGCTTCGTCTATGAGTGGCGGAAGGGCGCGCTGGACTGGGAATGA
- a CDS encoding NuoB/complex I 20 kDa subunit family protein, which translates to MSDQAVAWNKDALPPGPGQDAVIQGVTGEIQEKGFVIANLDKVVNWARTGSLWPMTFGLACCAVPMIHAYMARYDLDRFGAIPRGSPRQSDVMIVAGTLTNKMAPALRKVYDQMSEPRWVISMGSCANGGGYYHYSYSVVRGCDRIVPVDVYVPGCPPTAEALVYGVLQLQKKIRRTGTILRG; encoded by the coding sequence ATGTCTGATCAAGCCGTTGCCTGGAACAAGGACGCGCTTCCGCCCGGCCCGGGACAGGATGCGGTGATCCAAGGCGTGACCGGGGAGATCCAGGAAAAAGGCTTCGTGATCGCCAACCTGGACAAGGTGGTGAACTGGGCCCGCACCGGCAGCCTCTGGCCGATGACCTTCGGTCTCGCCTGCTGCGCGGTGCCGATGATCCACGCCTACATGGCGCGCTACGATCTCGACCGCTTCGGCGCCATCCCGCGTGGGTCGCCACGCCAGTCCGACGTGATGATCGTGGCCGGCACGCTGACCAACAAGATGGCCCCCGCGTTGCGCAAGGTCTACGACCAGATGTCGGAGCCGCGCTGGGTGATCTCCATGGGGTCCTGCGCCAATGGCGGCGGGTACTACCATTATTCCTACAGCGTGGTACGCGGCTGCGACCGGATCGTGCCGGTCGATGTCTATGTGCCCGGCTGCCCGCCGACGGCCGAGGCGCTGGTCTATGGCGTGTTGCAGCTCCAGAAGAAGATCCGGCGGACGGGGACCATCCTTCGTGGCTGA